One part of the Francisella adeliensis genome encodes these proteins:
- a CDS encoding LysR family transcriptional regulator: MIDILTCIKAFRAVVEEKSFTAAAKRLNLSKVLVSRYIANLEKHLNSQLLNRTTRSISLTSVGQTYYNRCVPLADEILNINSSIYEDKENLIGTLNVLAPSSLTEMYLMPSICSFRDKYPDISINLCLNNKVMDLFTEGFDVAIRSGNFVNRDLNLISVKLMDNDVITCASAKYLKTNKIIKIPADLLDQSLIVDNNLHNQDFWEFKKDNKVELIKVNSKLSIDSIQAIKKALLLDQGIAMMPKFAVEEELKQGSLIHILNDYSIEKRSVYALYPSKRYVPSKVKLFIKELKLNSQRSTKTDLLP, encoded by the coding sequence ATGATAGATATACTAACATGCATTAAAGCATTTAGAGCCGTGGTAGAAGAGAAAAGCTTTACTGCCGCAGCAAAAAGATTAAACTTGTCAAAAGTTCTAGTCAGTCGCTACATTGCAAACCTAGAAAAACACTTAAATTCTCAGCTACTAAATAGAACAACAAGATCTATTAGTCTAACATCAGTTGGGCAAACGTATTATAATCGTTGTGTTCCACTAGCTGATGAGATTTTGAACATCAATAGTTCAATTTATGAAGATAAAGAAAACCTAATAGGCACATTAAATGTACTAGCTCCTAGCTCACTTACTGAAATGTATTTAATGCCTAGCATATGTAGTTTTAGAGATAAATATCCAGATATAAGCATCAACTTATGCCTAAACAATAAAGTTATGGATTTGTTCACAGAAGGTTTTGATGTCGCAATTAGATCTGGGAACTTTGTGAATCGCGACTTAAACCTCATATCTGTAAAACTCATGGATAACGATGTGATTACTTGTGCATCAGCTAAATATTTAAAAACCAATAAAATCATAAAAATACCAGCAGATCTTTTGGATCAATCATTAATTGTTGATAACAATCTACACAACCAAGACTTTTGGGAATTTAAAAAAGATAATAAGGTAGAATTAATCAAAGTGAATAGCAAACTATCTATTGACAGTATACAAGCAATTAAAAAAGCTCTACTTTTAGATCAAGGAATAGCAATGATGCCTAAATTTGCTGTTGAGGAAGAACTTAAGCAAGGAAGTTTAATTCACATCTTAAATGATTATAGTATTGAGAAAAGAAGTGTTTATGCATTGTACCCAAGTAAAAGATATGTACCATCAAAGGTCAAGCTTTTCATTAAAGAACTAAAACTGAATAGTCAGCGATCAACAAAAACCGACTTATTACCATAA
- a CDS encoding ester cyclase produces MSDNLSKVKEYFKYCVDGKQTNLIPKYFHENVVIHRPDCSAPLIGLDIFEKSLRGCVTDRYETINTTFQKEIVSGNEVVVALTHFATGSNTWKGHEVSGKDVQWTSLTYFKFDNDGFIIEEIVERNELAMAEQLGISVI; encoded by the coding sequence ATGAGTGATAATTTGAGTAAAGTTAAAGAGTATTTTAAATATTGTGTTGATGGTAAGCAGACTAATTTAATACCCAAATATTTTCATGAAAATGTAGTGATACATCGCCCAGACTGTAGTGCACCTTTAATAGGTTTAGATATTTTTGAGAAATCATTAAGAGGATGTGTAACAGATCGTTATGAAACTATAAATACAACATTTCAAAAAGAAATTGTTTCTGGTAATGAAGTTGTTGTAGCATTAACTCATTTTGCAACAGGATCAAACACTTGGAAAGGCCATGAAGTTAGTGGGAAAGATGTTCAATGGACTAGTCTTACTTATTTTAAATTTGATAATGATGGATTTATTATAGAGGAAATAGTTGAAAGAAATGAGTTGGCAATGGCTGAACAATTAGGCATTTCAGTTATTTAG
- a CDS encoding DMT family transporter, translating to MQCKKRAFIFGTMSGVFWGLDYTLAGQIHTLLAMTFLVSMWLTSIHDLGVAATVSVVSKSSVKKAKDLKLWQFISICCIPLLGGLAMTMYMLSTRDISTGTAIIISSCYPAVGMIGARIFLKESLSSLKITGFLIVVVGITLTAYNGLFDHANGLLGLTFAILAAIFWGLEGVIYKMVLNADVSPNTLLFLRKLSTIVIFLPFTLIIIPTVSVNVLLLMAAVGIIGYVADLAYMQAFKFSDVTLAMSLNITYIIWGPLFAFILFDQSISIILLIICAILIFLGNFLIFKSKSVY from the coding sequence ATGCAATGTAAAAAGCGAGCTTTCATATTTGGGACAATGTCAGGAGTATTTTGGGGATTAGACTATACACTAGCCGGACAAATCCATACACTTCTAGCCATGACTTTTTTAGTATCAATGTGGCTCACATCAATTCATGACTTAGGAGTAGCTGCCACTGTTAGCGTAGTATCAAAATCATCAGTAAAAAAAGCTAAAGATCTAAAGCTATGGCAGTTTATAAGCATCTGCTGTATTCCTCTCTTAGGTGGCTTAGCCATGACAATGTATATGCTTTCAACTAGAGACATCTCAACAGGAACGGCAATAATTATCTCATCTTGTTACCCAGCAGTTGGAATGATTGGTGCTAGGATTTTCCTCAAAGAAAGTCTCAGCTCACTTAAAATCACTGGGTTTTTAATCGTTGTAGTTGGTATTACACTTACAGCTTACAATGGTCTTTTTGATCATGCAAATGGTCTTCTAGGCTTAACCTTTGCAATACTTGCAGCTATATTTTGGGGATTAGAAGGTGTAATTTATAAAATGGTTTTAAATGCTGACGTCTCTCCAAACACCCTTTTATTTTTACGTAAGTTATCGACTATTGTGATTTTCTTACCCTTTACCCTGATAATAATTCCTACTGTTAGCGTTAATGTCTTACTACTAATGGCAGCTGTTGGTATTATTGGCTATGTTGCTGACCTTGCGTATATGCAAGCATTTAAATTTTCAGATGTTACTTTAGCAATGTCACTAAACATTACATATATAATATGGGGACCACTTTTTGCATTTATACTATTTGATCAAAGCATTAGCATAATACTACTAATCATTTGTGCCATACTAATATTCTTAGGTAACTTCTTAATATTTAAATCAAAATCGGTTTATTAA
- the betB gene encoding betaine-aldehyde dehydrogenase, which produces MKTYKSFINGEFIDNKSGNTFDVVNPATGEVIYKMQEADDFVIDLAIKSSQEAFKKWSSLPQIERTRLLQKVVNHLRKKNDELAKVEVLDTGKPLQEAIEVDIQTGADAIEYFANLAHSTTGIQQQVGDDFFYTRREPLGIALGIGAWNYPLQIACWKAAPALASGNVMIFKPSEETPLGAIKLAEVFIEAGVPAGVFNVVQGAAEVGKALVNAPEVEKVSFTGEVSTGKKVMSAAAASLKEVTMELGGKSPLIVFEDANIDEAVTAAMLGNFYTQGEICTNCTRVFVHETAYEQFIEKLVKRTKENIIAGDTLDINTNFGALISEKHMELVLRYIEIGKKEGAKLLTGGQRISSLNGYFIEPTIFADCTDDMTIVKEEIFGPVMSILKFSSEDEVISRANDTKLGLAAGVFTNDIRKAHRVIHQIEAGICWINAYGASPSEMPVGGYKLSGVGRENGIEALNHYTQTKSIYVGMAKLEGPF; this is translated from the coding sequence ATGAAGACTTATAAAAGTTTCATAAATGGTGAATTTATTGATAATAAATCAGGAAACACGTTTGATGTAGTAAATCCTGCTACTGGTGAAGTGATTTACAAGATGCAAGAAGCTGATGATTTTGTAATTGATTTGGCAATAAAGTCATCTCAAGAAGCATTTAAAAAATGGTCATCCTTACCCCAGATAGAAAGAACAAGGCTGCTACAAAAAGTAGTAAATCATTTGCGTAAAAAAAATGATGAGTTAGCAAAAGTTGAGGTTTTAGATACAGGTAAGCCTTTACAAGAAGCTATAGAAGTAGATATTCAAACAGGTGCAGATGCTATTGAGTACTTTGCTAACCTTGCTCATAGTACTACAGGTATTCAACAGCAAGTAGGAGATGATTTTTTCTATACTCGTCGTGAGCCACTAGGTATAGCTTTAGGTATAGGGGCATGGAATTATCCACTACAGATTGCTTGTTGGAAAGCGGCACCTGCATTAGCTAGTGGTAATGTGATGATATTTAAGCCATCAGAAGAGACTCCGCTAGGAGCAATAAAGCTTGCAGAAGTTTTCATCGAAGCGGGTGTGCCTGCAGGCGTGTTTAATGTGGTACAAGGTGCAGCTGAGGTTGGTAAGGCTTTAGTAAATGCTCCAGAGGTAGAAAAGGTTTCATTCACAGGTGAAGTTAGTACTGGTAAAAAAGTGATGTCAGCGGCAGCGGCAAGCTTAAAAGAAGTGACAATGGAGCTAGGTGGTAAATCACCGCTTATAGTATTTGAGGATGCAAATATCGATGAAGCTGTAACGGCTGCGATGCTTGGGAATTTCTACACACAAGGAGAGATTTGTACAAACTGTACGCGAGTGTTTGTCCATGAGACCGCTTATGAGCAGTTCATTGAAAAGCTAGTTAAGCGGACAAAAGAGAATATCATTGCTGGTGATACTCTTGATATAAATACAAATTTTGGAGCATTGATTAGTGAAAAGCATATGGAGCTAGTACTTCGCTATATCGAAATAGGTAAAAAAGAAGGTGCAAAACTTCTAACTGGTGGTCAAAGAATAAGTTCATTAAATGGTTACTTTATAGAGCCGACTATATTTGCTGATTGTACGGATGATATGACTATTGTTAAAGAAGAGATATTTGGTCCTGTGATGAGTATCTTAAAATTTAGTAGTGAAGATGAGGTTATTTCTCGTGCAAACGACACTAAGCTAGGCCTTGCTGCAGGGGTCTTTACAAATGATATTCGCAAAGCTCATAGAGTAATTCATCAGATAGAAGCAGGGATCTGCTGGATAAATGCGTATGGAGCTTCGCCAAGCGAGATGCCTGTGGGTGGTTATAAGTTATCTGGTGTGGGTCGTGAGAATGGTATAGAAGCATTAAACCATTATACTCAAACTAAATCTATATATGTGGGAATGGCAAAATTAGAAGGCCCATTTTAA